The Candidatus Deferrimicrobium borealis DNA window GCGCTCCCCCAGCCTGGCCTGGACGGGAACGTGGAAGAGGTTGGAAACGTGCACGAGGCGCCTCGCCTGCTCCTCGATCGCGCGCGTGACCGCCGGGTGGGAGTGCCCCAGAATCGCCACGGCGATCCCGCCGAGGAAATCGAGGTACGGCTTGCCGAGGTCGTCGTACAGCCAGCTCCCCTCGCCGCGGACGAAGGTCACGGGGAAGCGGGAGTAGTTCCCCATCTGGTACCGCTGCGTCAACGCGATCGCCTCCGCGCCGGTCATTCCGCACCCGCTCCCCGGCCGGCCCGGACGATTTCGGTCCCGATCCCGGCGTCCGTGAAGATCTCGAGGAGGACGCTGTGGGGTACCCGCCCGTCGAGGATATGGACTTTCCGGACCCCCGCCCGCAGCGCCGCCAGGCCGCACTCCACCTTCGGGATCATCCCTCCCGTGATCGCGCCCGACCGGATGGAGGATTCCGCCTCCGCCCCGGTCATCGTGGAGATGCGCCCGCCCTTCGCGTCCAGGACGCCCGCCACGTCGGTGAGCAGGATCAACTTCTCCGCGGAGACGGCGGCGGCGACGGCGGCGGCGGCCGTGTCCCCGTTGATGTTGTACGCCTCGCCCCCCTCCCCCGCCCCGATCGGGGCGATGACCGGGATGAAGCCGTCGGCCTCGAGGGCCCGCAGAACCCCGGGGTGCACTTCCTTCACGTCTCCCACCAGGCCCAGGTCGAGCGGTTCGCCGGTTTCCCGGCTCTTCGCAACGCTCTTCGACGCGAGGATCAGCCGGCCGTCCTTGCCGCAGAGGCCGACCGCCTTCCCGCCGAAGGTATTGATCAGCGCCACGATCCGCTGGTTGACGGTCCCGCCGAGGACCATCTCGACGACTTCCATCGCCTCCGGGGAGGTGACCCGCAGCCCCTCCGCCCGCCGCGTGGGGATCGAGAGCCTCTCCAGCATCCGGTCGATCTGGGGCCCGCCGCCGTGGACGACCACGGGCCGGATCCCGACGTACTGGAGCAGGGCGACGTCTTGCGCGAACGACGTCATCCGCTCGTCGTCCTTCATCGCCGCGCCGCCGTACTTCACCACCACCGTCTTCCCGGTGAACTCGCGGATGTACGGCAACGCCTCGATCAGCATCTCGGCTTTCCGGATATACCCTTCCATCTCTCCCCCTGCGCCCCTCCTCAGAGGATGTAGCGACTGAGGTCGGCGTCCTTCACGATCCCCGCGAGCCGCTCCTCGACATAGGGTCGGGTGACGACCACCTCCTGCCCCGAGATCTCGGGAGCCGAGAACAGGAGGTCGTCCAGCAGGCGCTCCATCACCGTGTGGAGGCGGCGGGCGCCGATGTTCTCGGTGCGGTCGTTCACCTCGCACGCCATCTCGGCGATCCGCAGCACCGCCTCGGGCGTGAACGTGAGCCGGACCCCCTCGGCCGACAGCATCGCCTCGTACTGCCGCGTGAGCGCGCCGTGGGGCTCGGTCAGGATCCGCACGAAATCGTCCCTGGTAAGGGACAACAGCTCCACCCGGATGGGGAAACGCCCCTGCAGCTCCGGGATGAGGTCGGACGGCTTGTTCACGTGGAACGCCCCCGCGGCAACGAACAGGATGTGGTCGGTCCGCACGACGCCGTGCTTCGTGTGGACGGCGGACCCCTCGACGACCGGGAGCAGGTCCCGCTGCACCCCCTGACGGGAGACGTCGGGGCCCTGGAGCGATTCCCGGCCGGCGATCTTGTCGATCTCGTCGAGAAATACGATCCCCGACTGTTCGGTGCGCTCGACCGCCATCTGCTTCACGCGGTCCGTGTCGACCCGGCGCGACGCCTCCTCCTGCTCGAGGAAGGCGAGCGCCTCGGCGACCCGCATCCGCTTCCTCCGCGTCCGCTTCGGGAAGAATCCGGAAAGCATCTCCTGGAGGTTCCCCTCCATCCCCTCCGGGGCGCCGCCCCCGAGCCCCGCGAGGTCGAGGACCGGCGCCGCCGCCTCCTTGAACTCGACCTCGACGGTGCGATCCGAGAGGGTCCCCG harbors:
- the argB gene encoding acetylglutamate kinase, with protein sequence MEGYIRKAEMLIEALPYIREFTGKTVVVKYGGAAMKDDERMTSFAQDVALLQYVGIRPVVVHGGGPQIDRMLERLSIPTRRAEGLRVTSPEAMEVVEMVLGGTVNQRIVALINTFGGKAVGLCGKDGRLILASKSVAKSRETGEPLDLGLVGDVKEVHPGVLRALEADGFIPVIAPIGAGEGGEAYNINGDTAAAAVAAAVSAEKLILLTDVAGVLDAKGGRISTMTGAEAESSIRSGAITGGMIPKVECGLAALRAGVRKVHILDGRVPHSVLLEIFTDAGIGTEIVRAGRGAGAE
- the hslU gene encoding ATP-dependent protease ATPase subunit HslU gives rise to the protein MTRAEPEDAGIRALIPREIVTELDRHIVGQAEAKRAVAIALRNRWRRLQVPAELRDEIVPKNIIMVGPTGVGKTEIARRLARLAQAPFVKVEASKFTEVGYVGRDVESMIRDLVEIAVRMVRAEEMEKVAGQAKAAAEERLLDLLLPRTPVKEGEATAGADAGSADTRERFRAMLRAGTLSDRTVEVEFKEAAAPVLDLAGLGGGAPEGMEGNLQEMLSGFFPKRTRRKRMRVAEALAFLEQEEASRRVDTDRVKQMAVERTEQSGIVFLDEIDKIAGRESLQGPDVSRQGVQRDLLPVVEGSAVHTKHGVVRTDHILFVAAGAFHVNKPSDLIPELQGRFPIRVELLSLTRDDFVRILTEPHGALTRQYEAMLSAEGVRLTFTPEAVLRIAEMACEVNDRTENIGARRLHTVMERLLDDLLFSAPEISGQEVVVTRPYVEERLAGIVKDADLSRYIL